The following proteins are encoded in a genomic region of Micromonospora olivasterospora:
- a CDS encoding helix-turn-helix domain-containing protein yields MPADPSVGDRIRARRELRGWSIRYAASRAGTSHTTWSRIERGIQRTDRYMVVDLAAALECSVIDLTGQPYTPADRQLDGARSDAERVWRGMMARPFGSPPDVGAATVDQVARESALVRDLYGRCDYAGALHRLVDLLPALHGVTDQRAAYRLMVPVYGVAMGSLLNVGYPAHAWLAAERCAEAANLLDDPVPVGVAAANRARVSAYTGAYGPARDLCDRAGADLEGSGADKALDVLGFLHLARAHHFAGMKDQAAAEEHLAEAARIAAHTGETASWDLAWGPRNVALWRMAYQLDTGRPEEALRTATGVVVADLPAVRQVYFWLDMARAMTAAGRERDAVRMLLAAERVGPQHARSSTAAREIARGLLRRGIVSTELRGLCERMGIPAQ; encoded by the coding sequence ATACCTGCTGACCCGTCCGTAGGTGACCGCATTAGGGCCCGCCGTGAGCTGCGCGGTTGGAGCATTCGGTACGCCGCCAGTCGCGCCGGCACCTCGCATACAACCTGGTCGCGTATCGAGCGTGGCATCCAGCGCACCGACCGGTACATGGTGGTGGACCTGGCCGCCGCACTGGAGTGCTCGGTGATCGACCTGACCGGGCAGCCATACACGCCCGCCGATCGGCAGCTTGATGGTGCGCGTAGCGACGCTGAACGGGTGTGGCGGGGCATGATGGCGCGCCCGTTCGGCTCGCCGCCGGATGTCGGGGCCGCCACTGTGGATCAGGTAGCCCGGGAATCTGCGCTGGTGCGGGATCTGTACGGCCGGTGTGACTATGCCGGCGCCCTGCATCGGCTCGTGGACCTGCTTCCCGCCCTGCACGGCGTGACCGACCAACGGGCGGCGTACCGGCTGATGGTGCCGGTGTACGGAGTGGCGATGGGCTCGTTGCTGAACGTCGGCTATCCAGCTCACGCCTGGTTGGCCGCCGAGCGGTGCGCCGAGGCGGCAAACCTGCTCGACGACCCGGTGCCGGTGGGGGTGGCGGCGGCCAACCGCGCGCGAGTTTCGGCGTACACCGGGGCCTACGGTCCCGCCCGCGACCTCTGTGACCGGGCCGGCGCGGACCTGGAGGGGAGCGGTGCAGACAAGGCGTTGGACGTGCTCGGGTTCCTGCACCTGGCCCGCGCACACCACTTTGCCGGCATGAAGGACCAGGCCGCGGCCGAGGAACACCTAGCCGAGGCGGCCCGCATCGCCGCGCACACGGGAGAGACGGCGAGCTGGGACCTGGCGTGGGGGCCGCGCAACGTGGCGTTGTGGCGGATGGCCTACCAGCTCGATACCGGGCGCCCAGAGGAAGCGCTGCGGACTGCTACCGGCGTGGTCGTAGCCGACCTGCCGGCAGTGCGCCAGGTGTACTTCTGGCTGGACATGGCCCGCGCAATGACGGCCGCCGGGCGGGAGCGAGACGCGGTACGGATGCTGCTGGCGGCCGAGCGCGTCGGCCCGCAGCACGCCCGGTCGTCCACCGCAGCGCGGGAGATTGCCCGTGGGCTACTGCGCCGGGGGATCGTGTCCACGGAGTTGCGGGGCCTGTGCGAGCGCATGGGGATCCCCGCGCAGTAG